A genome region from Deltaproteobacteria bacterium includes the following:
- a CDS encoding PBP1A family penicillin-binding protein, whose translation MLNEPSPLRRRIYDRLVADRGPGRKKLWVLIAIPLGILAGLAGMALLGLYIWLARGLPSIEWARHYRPPIVTTIWSGDEQMIGEFYNERRVVVPYDRIPKRLKQAVIASEDKDFFEHGGVSFTGLMRGIYQTYVRHARTVGGSTLSQQTAKAIMASVEGEESVRIRSGWPGVRRKAREFILTRRLENNFDKEHILWLYLNEVYFGHHSYGVQAAAENYFRKNVWELSLPEISLIAGLPQAPSKYSPFAHPERSKARRMYVLRRMFEEGMITAQERKEAEDAPIQVYPVQDIFRETAPYVTEHIRRDLVARYGNDRLLDEGLKVYATVDLEREHDAVAATIKGVIEADKRQGFRGPLMQLKKKDWDDFSKKEQAFLEGDGKRDEVIAALVTSVEKESVKVRIGAEEGVIPLEQAAWARKPNPELNSEYTKITTLRPVLSSGDVVLVRATETKGVWALEQDPKLQGALISTDPNSGYVVAMIGGYDFEKSEFNRAFQACRQPGSAFKPVIYSAAIEQQGFTASTILLDAPIVTDDDSTGRRWKPQNYEEEFKGEVPVRQALIHSMNTPAIRTLQAVGVKAAAAWGHKLGLSTKINEDLSMALGSSCVYPSELTGVFATLNRMGKKAKMIYLRRVLDRDGRILEDHSSFYDPWTELDDRVAAGYAKLFEVPDQVMAPETAFLMQQLMTEVCKPPGTGGRAAALAKPVAGKTGTTNDLFDAWFLGYTRDLVTGVWVGYDTYETPMDKYATGGHYALPIWLDYMTKALKGVPQGDFETPNEKIVWVNIDGDTGKRATADTRQPVLEAYLKGSEPPDESGAIATAPGQPQQPQQAPNAAQAADQMLKGGL comes from the coding sequence ATGCTCAACGAACCGTCCCCTCTTCGCCGCCGCATCTACGACCGCCTGGTCGCCGATCGCGGTCCCGGTCGCAAGAAGCTGTGGGTCCTGATCGCCATTCCGCTGGGGATCCTCGCCGGCCTGGCCGGCATGGCCCTTCTCGGGCTCTACATCTGGCTGGCGCGGGGGCTGCCTTCCATCGAGTGGGCACGCCATTACCGCCCGCCAATCGTCACCACCATCTGGAGCGGCGACGAGCAGATGATCGGCGAGTTCTACAACGAGCGCCGGGTAGTGGTTCCCTACGACCGGATTCCCAAGCGCCTCAAGCAGGCGGTCATCGCCAGCGAGGACAAGGACTTCTTCGAGCACGGCGGTGTCAGCTTCACCGGGCTGATGCGAGGCATCTACCAGACGTACGTGCGCCACGCCCGGACCGTCGGCGGCTCGACGCTCTCGCAGCAGACGGCCAAGGCGATCATGGCCTCCGTCGAGGGCGAGGAGAGCGTCCGCATCCGTTCCGGCTGGCCAGGCGTCCGGCGCAAGGCGCGCGAGTTCATCCTCACCCGGCGGCTGGAGAACAACTTCGACAAGGAGCACATCCTCTGGCTGTACCTGAACGAGGTGTACTTCGGTCACCACAGCTACGGAGTGCAGGCCGCGGCGGAGAACTACTTCCGCAAGAACGTCTGGGAGCTGTCGCTGCCGGAGATTTCGCTGATCGCCGGGCTGCCGCAGGCGCCGAGCAAGTACTCGCCGTTCGCGCATCCGGAGCGCTCGAAGGCGCGCAGGATGTACGTGCTGCGGCGGATGTTCGAAGAGGGGATGATCACCGCGCAGGAGCGGAAGGAAGCGGAGGACGCTCCCATCCAGGTGTACCCGGTGCAGGACATCTTCCGCGAGACCGCGCCGTACGTCACCGAGCACATCCGCCGCGATCTGGTGGCCCGGTACGGCAACGACCGCCTGCTCGACGAAGGTCTCAAGGTCTATGCGACCGTCGACCTCGAGCGCGAGCACGACGCGGTGGCGGCGACGATCAAGGGAGTGATCGAGGCGGACAAGCGGCAGGGTTTCCGCGGGCCGCTGATGCAGCTGAAGAAGAAGGACTGGGACGACTTCAGCAAGAAGGAGCAGGCGTTCCTCGAAGGCGACGGAAAGCGCGACGAAGTCATCGCGGCGCTCGTCACCTCGGTGGAGAAAGAGTCCGTCAAGGTCCGCATCGGCGCCGAGGAGGGCGTGATTCCGCTGGAGCAGGCGGCCTGGGCGCGCAAGCCGAATCCGGAGTTGAATTCCGAGTACACGAAGATCACTACGCTGCGCCCGGTGCTCTCCTCCGGCGACGTGGTGTTGGTGCGCGCCACGGAGACGAAAGGCGTGTGGGCGCTGGAGCAGGACCCCAAGCTCCAGGGCGCCTTGATCAGCACCGACCCGAACAGCGGGTACGTGGTGGCGATGATCGGGGGCTACGACTTCGAGAAGAGCGAGTTCAACCGTGCCTTCCAGGCCTGCCGCCAGCCAGGGTCTGCCTTCAAGCCGGTGATCTACAGCGCGGCCATCGAGCAGCAGGGGTTCACCGCTTCGACCATCCTCCTCGATGCACCCATCGTCACCGACGACGACTCCACCGGGCGCCGCTGGAAGCCGCAGAACTACGAGGAGGAATTCAAGGGCGAGGTGCCGGTGAGGCAGGCACTGATCCATTCGATGAACACACCGGCCATCCGCACGCTGCAGGCGGTAGGCGTCAAGGCCGCAGCGGCCTGGGGGCACAAGCTGGGCCTCAGCACCAAGATCAACGAGGACCTCTCGATGGCGCTGGGGTCCTCGTGCGTGTATCCGTCCGAGCTCACCGGAGTCTTTGCCACGCTGAACCGGATGGGGAAGAAGGCGAAGATGATCTACCTGCGCCGCGTGCTCGATCGCGACGGCCGCATCCTCGAGGACCACAGCTCGTTCTACGATCCGTGGACGGAGCTCGACGACCGCGTCGCCGCCGGCTACGCGAAGCTGTTCGAGGTGCCGGACCAGGTGATGGCGCCGGAGACGGCCTTCCTCATGCAGCAGTTGATGACCGAAGTATGCAAGCCGCCCGGTACCGGCGGCCGCGCGGCGGCGCTCGCAAAGCCCGTGGCCGGCAAGACGGGTACGACCAACGACCTGTTCGATGCCTGGTTCCTCGGATACACGCGGGACCTCGTGACCGGCGTCTGGGTGGGCTACGACACCTACGAAACGCCGATGGACAAGTACGCCACCGGCGGTCACTACGCGTTGCCGATCTGGCTCGACTACATGACGAAGGCGCTCAAGGGCGTCCCCCAGGGCGATTTCGAGACGCCGAACGAGAAGATCGTCTGGGTGAACATCGACGGCGACACGGGAAAGCGCGCGACCGCGGACACACGGCAACCGGTGCTGGAGGCGTATCTGAAAGGGAGCGAGCCACCGGATGAGAGCGGAGCAATCGCGACTGCGCCCGGCCAGCCGCAGCAGCCGCAGCAGGCGCCCAACGCGGCGCAGGCGGCGGACCAGATGCTG